The Cryptococcus gattii WM276 chromosome B, complete sequence genome has a segment encoding these proteins:
- a CDS encoding Hexokinase, putative (Similar to TIGR gene model, INSD accession AAW41546.1) — protein MNFSDIRKQIEPYFVLNDEKLIDIVKHFRKEMEEGLANYGKDMAMIPTFVTGVPDGTEEGVFLALDLGGTNLRVCLVVLQGNNRFKIEQQKYKVSEELKTGQARVLFDYIAESVDNFLTEVENDSDIAIPVTSEPMHLGFTFSFPVEQTAIDAGELLTWTKGFNAKNAIGHDVVRLLQDAFDRKHMHVRCSALVNDTVGTLLSRSYHSGPALIGAIFGTGTNGAYIDKSRTISKLGKEKIEEAEKGGEHAGEYMVVNTEWGAFDNKRLCLPVSPFDNKLDRESINPRKQMFEKMVSGMYLGEITRNILLYLIDSSLLFEGHSSEVLNTHYGFDTSFVSGVEGISSPEEVKQLIIKELKVDPKYITDKCPEIVQWAVRMVANRACKLAACPIAAIVLHTGNDKAPEGEKDKGVDVGVDGSVAQFLPMFNERVMAGLKAILGEKGAARVNIGLAKDGSGVGAALTALQAKKALDQRSDRSTQYVPGKRAP, from the exons ATGAATTTCTCCGACATTCGCAAGCAGATTGAACCTTATTTCGTCTTAAACGATGAAAAGCTCATCGACATCGTCAAGCACTTCCGTAAGGAAATGGAGGAAGGTCTTGCGAATTATGGAAAAGACATGGCTATGATCCCAACTTTTGTTACTGGTGTTCCAGATGGTACTGAAGAAGG CGTATTCTTGGCTTTGGATCTTGGGGGTACCAATCT GCGTGTCTGTTTGGTTGTTCTGCAAGGCAACAACCGATTCAAAATTGAACAGCAAAAGTACAAAGTGTCAGAGGAACTCAAGACTGGCCAGGCCCGTGTGCTCTTTG ATTACATTGCAGAATCTGTTGATAACTTCCTTACCGAAGTTGAGAATGACAGTGATATTGCTATACCTGTCACTAGCGAGCCCATGCATCTTGGCTTTACCTTTAG TTTCCCCGTGGAACAAACTGCCATCGACGCGGGCGAATTACTTACATGGACCAAGGGCTTCAACGCGAAGAACGCTATCGGCCACGATGTCGTCCGCCTTTTACAAGACGCTTTCGACCGCAAGCACATGCACGTTCGCTGCAGTGCATTGGTTAATGAC ACCGTGGGCACCCTTCTTTCCCGCTCCTATCACAGTGGTCCTGCTCTCATTGGTGCCATTTTCGGCACTGGTACAAACGGTGCTTATATCGACAAGTCACGAACCATTAGCAAGTTGGGCAAAGAAAAGATTGAGGAGGCTGAGAAGGGCGGTGAGCATGCTGGGGAATATATGGTCGTCAACACTGAATGGGGAGCGTTTGACAACAAG AGGCTGTGCTTGCCGGTCTCCCCTTTTGACAACAAGTTGGATAGAGAAAGCATAAACCC GCGGAAACAAATGTTTGAAAAAATGGTGTCCGGCATGT ACTTGGGTGAAATCACTCGAAATATTCTTCTCTACCTGATCGAttcctctctcctcttcgAGGGTCACTCCAGTGAGGTTCTCAACACGCATTATGGCTTCGACACCTCTTTTGTTTCTGGTGTCGAAGGAATCTCTTCACCCGAGGAGGTGAAACAGTTGATCATCAAGGAACTCAAGGTTGACCCAAAGTACATCACGGATAAATGTCCCGAGATTGTTCAATGGGCGGTACGAATGGTTGCGAACCGAGCTTGCAAGCTGGCCGCCTGCCCTATTGCGGCTATTGTCCTCCATACTGGCAATGACAAGGCTCCAGAGGGTGAAAAAGACAAGGGTGTAGATGTAGGTGTGGATGGCAGTGTTGCCCAGTTTTTACCCATGTTTAATGAGAGGGTGATGGCGGGGCTCAAGGCCATTCTCGGAGAGAAGGGTGCGGCAAGAGTGAACATAGGACTGGCCAAGGATGGGAGTGGTGTCGGTG CCGCCCTGACTGCCCTTCAGGCCAAGAAGGCATTAGATCAGCGATCCGACAGGTCGACCCAGTACGTCCCTGGCAAACGTGCACCTTAA